Proteins from a single region of Oncorhynchus keta strain PuntledgeMale-10-30-2019 chromosome 20, Oket_V2, whole genome shotgun sequence:
- the LOC118399086 gene encoding phosphatidylinositol 4-phosphate 5-kinase type-1 alpha-like isoform X3 → MATAGTVNSGPASSTGSTETQKIASLEVLGSSGSSQTIKKTIGHRGLDPTGETTYKKTTSSALKGAIQLGITHTVGSLSQKPERDVLMQDFEVVESIFFPSEGSNLTPAHHYSDFRFKTYAPIAFRYFREMFGIRPDDYLYSLCNEELIELSNSGASGSLFYVSSDDEFIIKTVQHKEAEFLQKLLPGYFMNLNQNKRTLLPKFYGLYCIQAGGKNIRIVVMNNLLPRAVRMHLKYDMKGSTYKRRASAKERERAVPTFKDLDFIQDLPDGLLLEPDNYNALSKTIQRDCLLLQSFKIMDYSMLVGIHNLEQAARERAGEVADQRPPPSQGQKSLYCTAIEAIQGEAHGKGAVDTEDNMGGIPACNSKGKRMLVYIGIIDILQSYRFVKKIEHSWKALVHDGDTVSVHRPGFYADRFQKFMCNTVFKKIPLKTSPSKKTRVGTQGGLRRANTASSRPFPFPQPSSSSSLGVPHSQSTETEGVSVVQSGCPDIPPNTPIHDVVTSNSVETTLFNSLLGRSKLATTAPSVRSVGEEVHEAASTEDASTPKSFEAVTSVSSVDECIGGCDVISLSDIVPQTSSCY, encoded by the exons ATGGCCACAGCCGGAACAGTTAATTCAGGTCCAGCGAGTTCCACTG GCTCAACTGAGACTCAGAAGATAGCTTCTTTAGAG GTTCTAGGGTCCTCAGGCTCGTCTCAAACTATAAAGAAGACTATTGGCCACCGTGGGCTTGACCCCACTGGGGAGACCACCTACAAGAAG ACTACCTCGTCTGCCCTGAAAGGTGCCATCCAGTTGggcatcacacacacagtgggcagCCTGAGCCAAAAACCTGAGAGAGATGTACTCATGCAGGACTTTGAAGTGGTGGAGAGCATCTTTTTCCCCAG TGAGGGCAGTAACCTGACCCCAGCCCACCACTACAGTGACTTCAGGTTCAAGACCTACGCTCCCATCGCCTTCCGCTACTTCAGGGAGATGTTTGGTATCCGACCAGACGATTACCTG TACTCGTTGTGTAACGAGGAACTGATTGAGCTGTCCAACTCTGGAGCCAGCGGATCTCTGTTCTACGTCTCAAGCGATGACGAGTTCATCATTAAGACTGTGCAGCACAAAGAGGCTGAGTTCTTACAGAAACTATTGCCTGGCTACTTCATG AACCTGAACCAGAACAAGCGAACCTTGCTGCCAAAGTTCTACGGTCTCTACTGCATCCAGGCAGGGGGAAAGAACATCCGCATTGTTGTCATGAACAACCTGCTCCCGCGCGCCGTGCGCATGCACCTCAAGTACGACATGAAGGGCTCCACCTATAAGAGACGAGCCTCAGCCAAGGAACGAGAAAGGGCTGTGCCCACGTTCAAGGATCTGGACTTCATCCAGGACCTTCCCGATGGTCTTCTGTTGGAACCAGACAATTACAACGCCCTCAGCAAGACCATCCAGAGAGACTGcctg CTGCTACAGAGCTTTAAGATCATGGACTACAGCATGCTGGTGGGGATCCACAACCTGGAGCAGGCGGCCCGGGAGCGGGCTGGAGAGGTGGCCGACCAGAGGCCCCCACCGTCTCAGGGCCAAAAGTCCCTCTACTGCACTGCCATAGAGGCCATCCAAGGAGAGGCGCACGGCAAGGGAGCAGTGGACACTGAGGACAA CATGGGAGGTATTCCAGCATGCAATTCCAAGGGCAAGAGGATGCTGGTGTACATTGGTATAATTGACATTCTGCAGTCCTACAG GTTTGTGAAGAAGATCGAGCACTCCTGGAAAGCTCTGGTCCATGATGGG GATACAGTGTCCGTGCACAGACCAGGTTTCTACGCTGACCGCTTTCAGAAATTCATGTGCAACACAGTCTTCAAGAAGATTCCAT TGAAGACATCCCCATCAAAGAAGACCCGAGTGGGGACCCAGGGAGGCTTACGGAGGGCCAACACTGCAAGCTCCAGACCCTTTCCATTCCCCCAgcccagcagtagcagcagcctAGGAGTCCCACACTCCCAAAGTACAGAGACTGAGGGAGTCAGCG TGGTGCAGTCAGGATGCCCTGACATACCACCAAATACACCCATACATGATGTTGTCACCAGTAACTCTGTTGAAACAACCCTCTTCAATTCCTTGTTGGGACGCTCGAAGCTCGCTACCACAGCTCCCTCCGTCAG ATCTGTGGGAGAGGAGGTCCATGAGGCAGCCAGTACAGAGGACGCTAGCACCCCCAAAAG tttTGAAGCAGTGACCTCAGTGTCGTCAGTTGATGAGTGCATCGGTGGATGTGACGTCATCTCACTCAGTGACATAGTTCCTCAGACAAGCAGTTGTTAT
- the LOC118399086 gene encoding phosphatidylinositol 4-phosphate 5-kinase type-1 alpha-like isoform X1, producing the protein MATAGTVNSGPASSTVGSTETQKIASLEVLGSSGSSQTIKKTIGHRGLDPTGETTYKKTTSSALKGAIQLGITHTVGSLSQKPERDVLMQDFEVVESIFFPSEGSNLTPAHHYSDFRFKTYAPIAFRYFREMFGIRPDDYLYSLCNEELIELSNSGASGSLFYVSSDDEFIIKTVQHKEAEFLQKLLPGYFMNLNQNKRTLLPKFYGLYCIQAGGKNIRIVVMNNLLPRAVRMHLKYDMKGSTYKRRASAKERERAVPTFKDLDFIQDLPDGLLLEPDNYNALSKTIQRDCLLLQSFKIMDYSMLVGIHNLEQAARERAGEVADQRPPPSQGQKSLYCTAIEAIQGEAHGKGAVDTEDNMGGIPACNSKGKRMLVYIGIIDILQSYRFVKKIEHSWKALVHDGDTVSVHRPGFYADRFQKFMCNTVFKKIPLKTSPSKKTRVGTQGGLRRANTASSRPFPFPQPSSSSSLGVPHSQSTETEGVSVVQSGCPDIPPNTPIHDVVTSNSVETTLFNSLLGRSKLATTAPSVRSVGEEVHEAASTEDASTPKSFEAVTSVSSVDECIGGCDVISLSDIVPQTSSCY; encoded by the exons ATGGCCACAGCCGGAACAGTTAATTCAGGTCCAGCGAGTTCCACTG TAGGCTCAACTGAGACTCAGAAGATAGCTTCTTTAGAG GTTCTAGGGTCCTCAGGCTCGTCTCAAACTATAAAGAAGACTATTGGCCACCGTGGGCTTGACCCCACTGGGGAGACCACCTACAAGAAG ACTACCTCGTCTGCCCTGAAAGGTGCCATCCAGTTGggcatcacacacacagtgggcagCCTGAGCCAAAAACCTGAGAGAGATGTACTCATGCAGGACTTTGAAGTGGTGGAGAGCATCTTTTTCCCCAG TGAGGGCAGTAACCTGACCCCAGCCCACCACTACAGTGACTTCAGGTTCAAGACCTACGCTCCCATCGCCTTCCGCTACTTCAGGGAGATGTTTGGTATCCGACCAGACGATTACCTG TACTCGTTGTGTAACGAGGAACTGATTGAGCTGTCCAACTCTGGAGCCAGCGGATCTCTGTTCTACGTCTCAAGCGATGACGAGTTCATCATTAAGACTGTGCAGCACAAAGAGGCTGAGTTCTTACAGAAACTATTGCCTGGCTACTTCATG AACCTGAACCAGAACAAGCGAACCTTGCTGCCAAAGTTCTACGGTCTCTACTGCATCCAGGCAGGGGGAAAGAACATCCGCATTGTTGTCATGAACAACCTGCTCCCGCGCGCCGTGCGCATGCACCTCAAGTACGACATGAAGGGCTCCACCTATAAGAGACGAGCCTCAGCCAAGGAACGAGAAAGGGCTGTGCCCACGTTCAAGGATCTGGACTTCATCCAGGACCTTCCCGATGGTCTTCTGTTGGAACCAGACAATTACAACGCCCTCAGCAAGACCATCCAGAGAGACTGcctg CTGCTACAGAGCTTTAAGATCATGGACTACAGCATGCTGGTGGGGATCCACAACCTGGAGCAGGCGGCCCGGGAGCGGGCTGGAGAGGTGGCCGACCAGAGGCCCCCACCGTCTCAGGGCCAAAAGTCCCTCTACTGCACTGCCATAGAGGCCATCCAAGGAGAGGCGCACGGCAAGGGAGCAGTGGACACTGAGGACAA CATGGGAGGTATTCCAGCATGCAATTCCAAGGGCAAGAGGATGCTGGTGTACATTGGTATAATTGACATTCTGCAGTCCTACAG GTTTGTGAAGAAGATCGAGCACTCCTGGAAAGCTCTGGTCCATGATGGG GATACAGTGTCCGTGCACAGACCAGGTTTCTACGCTGACCGCTTTCAGAAATTCATGTGCAACACAGTCTTCAAGAAGATTCCAT TGAAGACATCCCCATCAAAGAAGACCCGAGTGGGGACCCAGGGAGGCTTACGGAGGGCCAACACTGCAAGCTCCAGACCCTTTCCATTCCCCCAgcccagcagtagcagcagcctAGGAGTCCCACACTCCCAAAGTACAGAGACTGAGGGAGTCAGCG TGGTGCAGTCAGGATGCCCTGACATACCACCAAATACACCCATACATGATGTTGTCACCAGTAACTCTGTTGAAACAACCCTCTTCAATTCCTTGTTGGGACGCTCGAAGCTCGCTACCACAGCTCCCTCCGTCAG ATCTGTGGGAGAGGAGGTCCATGAGGCAGCCAGTACAGAGGACGCTAGCACCCCCAAAAG tttTGAAGCAGTGACCTCAGTGTCGTCAGTTGATGAGTGCATCGGTGGATGTGACGTCATCTCACTCAGTGACATAGTTCCTCAGACAAGCAGTTGTTAT